One segment of Caldanaerobius polysaccharolyticus DSM 13641 DNA contains the following:
- a CDS encoding Arm DNA-binding domain-containing protein, which produces MSESDVVRLYHLTLQQGEAIERQDVKRLMDVTDEKQRIIDKYRGGKSILVKGEQDEKLLKEILKLEKTNLEKAARLRDEIRRKIEHVKSGKSALQGYFPHSYALPAYLDKKK; this is translated from the coding sequence ATGAGTGAAAGCGATGTGGTAAGACTGTACCATTTGACGTTGCAGCAGGGGGAGGCCATAGAGCGACAGGATGTAAAGAGGCTTATGGACGTGACTGATGAAAAGCAGAGGATAATAGATAAGTATAGGGGCGGAAAAAGCATATTGGTTAAAGGAGAACAGGACGAGAAACTGCTTAAAGAGATATTGAAACTGGAAAAAACCAACCTCGAGAAAGCGGCTCGACTAAGGGATGAGATACGGCGTAAAATTGAGCACGTTAAGTCGGGTAAAAGTGCTCTGCAGGGTTATTTTCCCCATAGTTATGCTTTACCTGCCTATCTGGACAAAAAAAAGTGA
- a CDS encoding amino acid ABC transporter permease, which yields MSNLDFASMLKYWPLFLRGALSTVEFTIGAVMIGVVLGTIAALMKMSKVGVVSFIGKAYIEIIRGTPSLVQLFIIYFGISQVLDMNIPKFYAAVFALGINSGAYVAEIIRAGIEAVDRGQMEAARSLGMPHRMAMRYIIMPQAVKNILPALGNEFIVLLKESSIVSVIGASDLMRQQEIISSITYRPFEPLVVIAVIYFIMTLCLSKLIGVLERRLKAGDVR from the coding sequence ATGAGCAATTTAGATTTTGCCAGTATGCTTAAATACTGGCCTCTATTTTTGAGAGGCGCTCTAAGCACTGTAGAATTTACCATAGGCGCCGTTATGATAGGTGTTGTCTTAGGCACTATTGCGGCGCTTATGAAGATGTCAAAGGTAGGGGTTGTAAGCTTTATCGGAAAAGCGTATATAGAGATCATAAGGGGAACCCCATCTCTTGTGCAGCTCTTTATTATATATTTCGGTATTTCCCAGGTGTTAGACATGAATATCCCCAAATTTTATGCAGCTGTTTTTGCCTTGGGTATAAACAGCGGGGCGTATGTGGCGGAGATAATCAGAGCTGGGATAGAAGCTGTTGACAGAGGTCAGATGGAAGCTGCTCGATCACTGGGTATGCCCCATAGGATGGCGATGCGCTATATCATCATGCCACAGGCTGTAAAAAACATACTACCTGCCCTGGGAAATGAGTTTATCGTGTTGCTCAAAGAATCTTCAATCGTTTCTGTCATAGGGGCATCAGACCTCATGAGACAGCAGGAGATTATATCCAGTATAACCTATCGCCCCTTTGAGCCTTTAGTGGTAATCGCAGTTATATACTTTATAATGACACTGTGCCTCTCCAAGCTTATAGGCGTATTAGAGAGGAGGTTAAAAGCCGGTGATGTCCGATAA
- a CDS encoding amino acid ABC transporter ATP-binding protein, giving the protein MVKVENLKKSFGHLSVLNGINLEVKKGEVVAIIGPSGSGKSTLLRCINYLEEPTSGSVYIEGEKVDPVKNINRIRQKVGMVFQHFNLFPHMTVLDNITIAPVKVKKMDRAQAEEIALDLLGKVGLKDKVKAYPAQLSGGQKQRIAIARALAMQPDVMLFDEPTSALDPEMVKEVLNVMKDLAKEGMTMMIVTHEMGFAREVCHRVVFLDDGVIIEEAPPDKIFTDPKQERTRSFLSKVL; this is encoded by the coding sequence ATGGTAAAAGTAGAGAATTTAAAAAAGTCCTTTGGCCACCTCTCAGTTTTAAATGGCATAAACCTGGAGGTAAAGAAAGGGGAGGTTGTGGCTATTATAGGGCCTAGCGGTTCGGGTAAAAGCACGTTGCTGAGGTGTATAAATTACCTAGAGGAGCCCACTTCAGGCAGTGTTTACATCGAAGGCGAAAAAGTCGATCCGGTGAAAAACATAAACAGGATAAGGCAGAAAGTCGGCATGGTTTTTCAGCACTTTAACCTCTTTCCCCATATGACCGTGCTGGACAATATAACTATAGCGCCTGTAAAGGTAAAAAAAATGGATAGGGCGCAGGCGGAGGAAATAGCCCTGGATCTATTGGGCAAGGTAGGGCTCAAGGATAAGGTAAAGGCATATCCTGCTCAGCTCTCAGGAGGTCAGAAACAGAGAATAGCCATAGCCAGGGCTTTGGCCATGCAACCTGATGTAATGCTTTTTGACGAGCCCACATCGGCACTAGACCCGGAGATGGTAAAAGAGGTGCTCAATGTGATGAAAGACCTGGCAAAGGAGGGCATGACCATGATGATAGTCACCCACGAGATGGGATTTGCCAGGGAGGTGTGTCACAGGGTGGTGTTTTTAGATGATGGAGTGATAATTGAAGAGGCGCCACCTGACAAGATTTTTACAGACCCTAAGCAGGAGAGAACCAGATCTTTTTTGAGCAAGGTATTATGA
- the hpf gene encoding ribosome hibernation-promoting factor, HPF/YfiA family, with translation MKLRITGKNNLELTDALKNAVEKKLSIVDKFFEDDTDVNVVLSVVKNDQIVEVTIPYKGVIFRAEARSEDMYSTLDEVVEKLKKQWRKYKTKLEKRFNVKIPADLQLAAEEPEKEPREEEFKIVRTKKFGMKPMSPEEAILQMNLLGHDFYIFNNVETDDINVVYRRRDGSYGLIEAEKM, from the coding sequence ATGAAGTTGAGGATTACAGGGAAAAATAATCTGGAGCTTACCGATGCGCTAAAAAATGCCGTTGAAAAGAAGTTGAGCATAGTGGACAAGTTTTTTGAAGACGACACCGACGTTAACGTGGTATTGAGCGTTGTTAAAAACGATCAGATCGTAGAAGTCACCATACCGTATAAAGGCGTCATATTCAGGGCAGAAGCCAGAAGCGAGGATATGTATTCAACGCTGGACGAAGTGGTGGAAAAGCTCAAAAAGCAGTGGAGGAAATACAAGACCAAGCTTGAAAAGAGGTTTAACGTCAAGATCCCTGCAGACCTTCAGTTGGCAGCTGAGGAGCCAGAAAAAGAGCCGCGGGAAGAAGAATTTAAGATAGTGAGAACCAAAAAATTTGGCATGAAGCCCATGTCCCCTGAAGAGGCCATATTGCAGATGAACCTGCTGGGGCACGACTTTTATATATTCAATAACGTGGAAACTGACGATATAAACGTGGTTTACAGGCGCAGAGATGGGAGCTACGGATTGATAGAGGCGGAAAAAATGTGA
- a CDS encoding basic amino acid ABC transporter substrate-binding protein, producing MKKFIVLVLVALLALSLASCASSSKNSPQKSDVGTSSATSLDRIKKAGVLVMGTSADFPPYESHQLVNGEDKIVGFDVDIAQAIADGLGVKLRIEDMKFDGLIAALQSGKIDMIVAGMTPTPERAKSVDFSDLYYNGKQVLVVKKDNKTIKSASDLKGKKLDAQLGTTSEKAARGIKGATVIPIDKVSTEVMEVKTGKVDGMVVEQTVAVAYLKENPDLKIVEIPELKSEEGAAIAVKKGDKALLDEINKILKQLKNSGEYDKLIDKWFRK from the coding sequence ATGAAAAAGTTTATAGTTTTGGTTTTAGTTGCTTTACTGGCCTTATCGTTAGCATCTTGCGCGAGTTCTTCTAAAAATTCACCTCAAAAGAGCGATGTGGGTACTTCCTCTGCTACAAGTCTGGACAGGATAAAGAAAGCAGGGGTTTTGGTTATGGGTACCAGTGCGGATTTTCCACCCTATGAGAGCCATCAGCTAGTAAACGGCGAGGACAAAATCGTGGGGTTTGACGTGGATATAGCCCAGGCCATTGCCGATGGGTTGGGCGTAAAGCTCAGGATAGAAGACATGAAATTTGATGGCCTTATCGCAGCTTTGCAGTCAGGGAAGATCGATATGATTGTTGCTGGCATGACTCCTACACCTGAGAGGGCAAAAAGCGTAGATTTTTCCGACCTGTACTATAACGGCAAGCAGGTGTTGGTGGTCAAGAAGGACAACAAAACCATTAAAAGCGCTTCTGATTTAAAGGGCAAAAAACTGGATGCCCAGCTGGGAACCACCAGCGAAAAGGCTGCTAGAGGCATTAAAGGTGCTACTGTAATCCCCATAGACAAAGTGTCCACCGAAGTAATGGAGGTCAAGACCGGAAAAGTTGACGGAATGGTGGTAGAGCAGACCGTGGCAGTTGCGTACCTTAAAGAGAATCCTGATTTAAAAATAGTGGAAATACCTGAACTCAAAAGCGAAGAAGGCGCAGCTATTGCGGTCAAGAAAGGCGATAAAGCCCTACTCGATGAAATAAATAAGATTTTGAAGCAGCTTAAAAACTCGGGAGAATATGATAAGCTTATAGACAAATGGTTTAGAAAGTAA
- a CDS encoding FAD:protein FMN transferase has product MDKRITSTVLFFMAFIVAILLSGCSAKSTKPLSRTQFALDTYCTITIYDPMPQKVLDDGFKSIKDIENKMSANIKSSEVSRINEYAGIEPVKVSYDTLYVIKKAVYFADLEKGYFDVTIGPIVNLWNIGTDKARVPSPQEIKDKLPLVNYKGIVFDDKNRTIMLKNKGMSIDLGGIAKGYAADKAAETLKAEGVKHAIINLGGNVLTIGTKPDGHPWRIGIQTPFKPRGDYLGIVEVSNKAVVTSGVYERYFEKNGMLYHHLLNPFTGYPTDNHLYSVTIITDKSVDADALSKTFIMGLDQGMKLVKSLKGVQAIFVTDDKQVYITPGLKGSFKITDPSYNLKN; this is encoded by the coding sequence ATGGACAAACGCATCACGTCTACAGTTCTTTTTTTTATGGCATTTATCGTCGCCATATTGCTCTCAGGGTGTAGTGCCAAAAGCACAAAGCCCCTATCCAGAACTCAATTCGCTCTGGACACATATTGCACAATAACCATATACGATCCCATGCCTCAAAAGGTGCTGGACGATGGCTTCAAAAGCATAAAGGATATAGAAAACAAGATGAGCGCCAACATTAAAAGCAGCGAAGTAAGCAGGATCAATGAATACGCCGGTATTGAGCCCGTAAAGGTCTCTTACGATACCCTTTACGTAATAAAAAAAGCCGTGTATTTTGCTGACCTGGAAAAAGGGTACTTTGACGTAACAATAGGGCCTATAGTAAACCTCTGGAATATAGGCACCGACAAAGCCAGGGTTCCCTCACCCCAAGAAATAAAGGATAAACTACCTCTGGTAAACTACAAAGGCATCGTATTTGACGACAAAAACAGGACCATCATGCTAAAAAACAAGGGCATGAGCATAGACCTGGGAGGTATCGCCAAGGGATACGCCGCAGACAAGGCAGCAGAAACCCTAAAAGCCGAGGGAGTAAAGCACGCCATAATAAACCTGGGGGGAAATGTCCTCACTATAGGCACAAAACCCGATGGGCATCCCTGGCGCATAGGCATTCAGACGCCCTTTAAGCCACGGGGAGACTACCTTGGTATAGTGGAAGTGTCAAATAAAGCGGTAGTTACATCAGGTGTATACGAGAGGTATTTTGAGAAAAACGGGATGCTCTATCACCACCTGCTCAATCCTTTCACCGGTTACCCAACTGACAACCACCTTTACAGCGTAACGATCATAACAGATAAATCGGTAGACGCTGACGCCCTTTCTAAAACTTTCATCATGGGACTAGACCAGGGCATGAAATTAGTAAAAAGCTTAAAAGGAGTACAGGCCATATTTGTAACAGATGACAAACAGGTGTACATAACGCCTGGCTTAAAGGGCAGTTTTAAGATCACCGATCCCAGTTACAATCTAAAAAATTAA
- the secA gene encoding preprotein translocase subunit SecA: MLNLLEKIFGSYNERELKRLYPVVDEVLAYEDEMSKLTDEQLRAKTDEFKDRLNNGETLDDILPEAFAVVREAAWRTLGMKHFPVQVLGGIVLHQGRIAEMKTGEGKTLVATLPAYLNALEGKGVHIVTVNDYLAKRDRNWMGKIYEFLGLSVGVIVHDMDNEQRREAYNCDITYGTNNEFGFDYLRDNMVIYKEEMVQRGFNYAIVDEVDSILIDEARTPLIISGPGDKSTDLYIRADRFVSTLKPDVDYKADEKDHTVSLTDTGIKKAEAYFGVKNLADLDNMEINHCIIQALKAHALMKRDRDYVVKDGEVIIVDEFTGRLMFGRRYSDGLHQAIEAKENVKIQSESRTYATITFQNYFRMYKKLAGMTGTAKTEEQEFRDIYGLDVVVIPTNKPMIRVDYPDVIYKTEEAKFRAVVEEIVERHSKGQPVLVGTVSIEKSEKLSQMLKRRGIKHEVLNAKYHEKEAEIIAKAGQKGAVTIATNMAGRGTDIVLGEGVKELGGLHIIGTERHESRRIDNQLRGRAGRQGDPGSSRFYISLEDDLMRLFGSERIMDMMNKLGIDEDQPIENNFLTKQIEAAQKKVEARNFEIRKNLLQYDNVMNKQREVIYQERRKVLEGENLKEYIIGMTEKIVDNAISVYTGNGRYPEEWRLDDLKAHLENVFLPKGSLVIDKSEIPSLTREELKDRIMDIATKVYNQKEEKIGSEQMRELERVVLLRVVDTKWMDHIDNMERLREGIGLRAYGQIDPVVAYQKEAYDMFQDLIDSIQEDTVRLLYHVEIREENMPKRESVTGPIMVASSGDEEKRKPIVKGKKVGRNDPCPCGSGKKYKHCCGRSA; encoded by the coding sequence ATGTTAAATTTATTAGAAAAGATTTTTGGAAGCTACAATGAGAGGGAACTAAAGAGGCTTTACCCAGTAGTAGATGAGGTATTGGCATACGAAGATGAGATGTCAAAGCTTACCGATGAGCAGTTGAGAGCTAAGACGGATGAATTTAAAGATAGATTGAATAACGGCGAGACGCTGGACGATATACTCCCCGAAGCCTTTGCAGTGGTCAGGGAGGCCGCATGGAGGACTTTGGGCATGAAGCACTTCCCGGTTCAGGTGCTAGGGGGGATAGTGCTTCATCAGGGCAGAATTGCCGAGATGAAAACAGGAGAAGGTAAAACGCTGGTTGCTACGCTACCTGCCTACTTAAATGCCCTAGAAGGCAAAGGCGTTCACATTGTCACGGTTAACGATTATCTGGCAAAGCGTGATAGGAACTGGATGGGCAAGATTTACGAATTTCTAGGACTGTCGGTAGGCGTCATTGTCCACGATATGGATAATGAGCAGAGGAGAGAGGCTTATAACTGCGACATAACCTATGGCACCAACAACGAATTCGGCTTTGATTACCTCAGGGACAACATGGTGATATACAAAGAAGAGATGGTGCAGAGGGGATTTAATTACGCTATCGTGGACGAGGTGGACAGCATACTCATAGACGAGGCCAGGACGCCTCTTATTATTTCAGGTCCTGGCGATAAATCCACCGATTTGTATATAAGAGCCGATCGCTTTGTCTCCACTTTAAAACCAGATGTGGATTACAAAGCCGACGAAAAGGATCACACCGTAAGCCTTACGGATACCGGCATAAAAAAAGCTGAAGCTTATTTCGGCGTAAAAAATTTGGCTGACCTGGACAATATGGAGATAAATCACTGCATAATCCAGGCGTTGAAGGCCCATGCCTTGATGAAGAGGGACAGGGATTATGTGGTTAAAGATGGCGAGGTTATCATCGTCGACGAATTTACAGGCCGTCTGATGTTTGGGAGGAGGTACAGCGATGGCCTTCACCAGGCCATTGAAGCTAAAGAAAACGTAAAAATTCAGAGCGAAAGCAGGACGTATGCCACCATAACATTTCAGAATTATTTCAGGATGTATAAAAAGCTGGCTGGCATGACTGGTACTGCTAAGACAGAAGAACAGGAGTTCAGGGATATTTACGGATTGGACGTGGTAGTGATACCTACCAACAAGCCTATGATAAGGGTGGATTATCCCGACGTAATATATAAGACAGAAGAGGCTAAGTTCAGGGCTGTAGTGGAAGAGATAGTGGAAAGGCACTCCAAAGGCCAGCCTGTGCTGGTGGGTACCGTATCCATTGAAAAATCCGAAAAGCTCAGCCAGATGCTCAAGCGCCGAGGCATAAAGCATGAGGTATTAAATGCCAAATACCACGAAAAAGAGGCGGAGATAATAGCCAAGGCGGGGCAGAAAGGCGCTGTCACCATCGCCACCAACATGGCGGGCCGTGGTACCGATATAGTTTTGGGCGAGGGAGTAAAAGAGCTGGGAGGCCTGCACATCATAGGTACAGAGAGGCATGAGTCAAGGAGAATAGATAACCAGTTAAGAGGTCGTGCGGGCAGACAAGGTGATCCAGGTTCTTCCAGGTTTTATATTTCCCTGGAAGATGATCTCATGAGGCTGTTTGGTTCTGAGCGCATAATGGATATGATGAATAAGCTGGGAATAGACGAAGACCAGCCCATCGAGAACAATTTTCTCACAAAGCAGATCGAGGCTGCTCAGAAAAAGGTAGAGGCGAGAAACTTTGAAATCAGGAAAAATCTTTTGCAATACGATAATGTGATGAATAAGCAGCGCGAGGTCATATACCAGGAGAGGAGAAAGGTACTGGAAGGAGAAAACCTAAAGGAATATATAATAGGTATGACAGAAAAGATCGTGGACAATGCCATCAGCGTGTATACAGGCAATGGAAGGTATCCAGAGGAGTGGAGGCTGGACGATCTTAAGGCCCACCTTGAGAATGTGTTTTTGCCCAAAGGAAGTCTTGTTATCGATAAAAGCGAGATTCCTTCTTTAACCAGAGAGGAATTAAAAGATAGGATAATGGACATCGCCACAAAGGTGTACAACCAGAAAGAGGAGAAGATAGGGTCTGAGCAAATGAGGGAACTGGAGCGAGTGGTGCTTCTGAGAGTGGTTGACACCAAGTGGATGGATCACATTGACAATATGGAAAGGTTGAGAGAGGGTATAGGCCTAAGGGCGTACGGTCAGATTGATCCTGTAGTGGCTTATCAGAAAGAAGCTTACGATATGTTCCAGGACCTCATAGACAGCATCCAGGAGGATACCGTCAGGTTATTGTACCATGTTGAAATAAGAGAAGAAAACATGCCCAAGAGAGAGAGCGTTACAGGGCCTATTATGGTGGCAAGCTCTGGAGATGAGGAAAAAAGAAAACCCATTGTAAAAGGTAAAAAGGTAGGCAGGAATGATCCGTGCCCCTGTGGAAGCGGAAAGAAGTATAAACATTGTTGCGGTAGATCAGCTTAA
- the prfB gene encoding peptide chain release factor 2 (programmed frameshift) produces MLDELKAQIQELKEEVDEMGASLDYAGSREELKRLEGIIADPAIWADAEKAGKINQQIKVLKDKLDEYDSIRSRYEDLQVLLELAQEEGDESLEGEVQSEYRKLCKDVADMKVKLMLSGRYDANNAIMSFHAGAGGTEAQDWVEMLIRMYTRWAERRGFKVEVLDYLEGDEAGVKNATLLVKGDYAYGYLKSEKGVHRLVRISPFDAAGRRHTSFALVEVIPEITDDVDIEINPEDIKVDTYRSSGAGGQHVNKTESAVRITHIPTGIVVQCQNERSQMQNRETAMRMLKARLLEIKEREREREINAIKGEHVDMGWGNQIRSYVFHPYSMVKDHRTDYEVGNVQAVMDGEIDDFINEYLKLTAREKKKGLV; encoded by the exons GTGCTCGATGAGCTGAAAGCACAAATACAGGAGCTAAAAGAAGAAGTAGACGAAATGGGGGCTTCTCTT GACTACGCTGGTTCTCGAGAAGAATTAAAAAGGCTAGAAGGCATTATAGCTGATCCGGCTATTTGGGCGGATGCAGAGAAAGCCGGTAAGATAAACCAGCAGATAAAGGTCTTAAAGGATAAGCTAGACGAATACGACAGTATAAGGTCTAGATACGAGGATTTACAGGTATTACTGGAACTGGCACAAGAAGAAGGAGATGAGTCCCTGGAGGGAGAGGTACAAAGCGAATACCGCAAGCTTTGTAAAGATGTGGCTGACATGAAGGTAAAGCTGATGTTGAGCGGTCGCTACGATGCCAATAACGCCATTATGTCCTTCCACGCAGGGGCCGGAGGAACTGAGGCACAGGACTGGGTGGAAATGTTGATAAGGATGTACACTCGCTGGGCTGAGCGGAGAGGTTTTAAAGTGGAGGTGTTGGACTACCTAGAGGGGGATGAAGCCGGTGTAAAAAATGCCACCCTTTTGGTAAAAGGCGATTACGCCTACGGCTATCTAAAGTCTGAAAAGGGAGTGCATCGCCTGGTCAGGATCTCTCCTTTTGACGCTGCGGGAAGGAGGCATACGTCTTTTGCCCTGGTGGAGGTTATACCCGAGATTACCGACGACGTGGATATAGAGATAAATCCGGAGGATATTAAGGTAGATACCTATCGATCCAGCGGCGCAGGGGGACAGCATGTCAATAAAACAGAATCTGCGGTTAGGATAACCCATATACCCACAGGCATAGTGGTCCAGTGCCAGAATGAACGCTCACAAATGCAGAACAGAGAGACCGCTATGCGGATGCTGAAGGCCAGGCTGTTGGAAATAAAGGAGAGGGAGCGGGAGCGAGAAATCAACGCGATAAAAGGAGAACACGTGGATATGGGCTGGGGCAATCAGATAAGGTCATACGTCTTTCACCCGTACTCTATGGTCAAAGACCACAGGACAGACTATGAGGTAGGCAATGTGCAGGCAGTAATGGACGGCGAGATTGACGATTTTATAAATGAATACTTGAAGCTTACCGCAAGGGAAAAGAAAAAAGGGTTGGTGTAA
- the fliS gene encoding flagellar export chaperone FliS codes for MMVNNPYQQYKANAVMTASPEELTLMLYDGIIRFLNQAKEAISSHDMQTAHERLVRVQDILNELNATLDRNYDISANFASLYDFMIRKTVEANVKKDVSIIDEVLDLARDLRDTWQQAMKKARKEKAK; via the coding sequence ATGATGGTTAATAATCCTTATCAGCAGTATAAGGCCAATGCGGTTATGACAGCTTCCCCTGAGGAATTGACCCTTATGCTTTACGATGGCATTATAAGGTTTTTAAATCAGGCAAAGGAAGCTATTTCATCTCACGATATGCAGACAGCCCACGAGAGGCTGGTAAGGGTACAGGATATATTAAATGAACTAAACGCCACACTGGATAGGAATTACGATATATCCGCTAATTTTGCCAGTTTGTACGATTTTATGATTCGTAAAACGGTAGAGGCCAATGTAAAGAAAGATGTGTCTATTATCGATGAAGTGTTGGATCTGGCGAGGGATTTAAGGGATACGTGGCAACAAGCGATGAAAAAGGCCAGAAAGGAAAAAGCGAAGTAG
- a CDS encoding zinc-ribbon domain-containing protein: protein MYQDKVLVCKDCGQEFVWTAGEQEFYAEKGFQNAPVRCKACRAARKNSRRNNGAMRQRRSNTMEL from the coding sequence ATGTATCAGGACAAAGTTTTAGTATGTAAAGACTGCGGCCAAGAATTTGTATGGACCGCAGGGGAACAGGAGTTTTACGCTGAGAAAGGCTTTCAGAATGCTCCTGTAAGGTGCAAAGCGTGTAGAGCTGCCAGAAAGAACAGCCGCAGAAACAATGGCGCCATGAGGCAGCGCAGGTCAAATACCATGGAGTTATAA
- a CDS encoding glycosyltransferase family 4 protein — MRILISSIWMYPLPGGVSSHIKALKATLERLGHSVDVVLPDYPESRCNSLIAFYENARHSLADKVEYRLRSATYDVISCHDVMSFLACLFLHVNIPIVLTVHDLIEEEALASKLILENSVEEKYLKYCEEMAYKSAPEIIAMSPVIRDYIKAVAGCKRITLLRNFVDMELFRPIEVDKGFKRDLGIPDDRFVVLCPLKLTAKSGIGYLIDGFRILLDEGIKAYLVVAGEGEERKALINKAESLRLTGNYIMLGSVNHSIMPMFYAIADAVCIPSVAIGRANGETPVSVLEAMMCGKVVVASAIAGIKDVIKDGVNGILVRQKSPFAIADGIMRIIKDGSLRSAIEKNAYATALRSYSSIFAARVYLKVFERLVRKF, encoded by the coding sequence ATGAGAATCCTCATATCGTCGATATGGATGTATCCACTTCCTGGCGGCGTTTCTTCACATATTAAGGCTTTAAAAGCCACTCTGGAGCGATTAGGGCACAGCGTGGACGTAGTGTTGCCGGATTACCCTGAAAGTAGATGTAATTCCCTTATAGCTTTTTATGAAAACGCCAGGCATTCCCTGGCTGATAAAGTGGAGTATCGATTGAGATCTGCCACTTATGATGTCATAAGCTGCCATGATGTCATGTCATTTTTGGCTTGCCTGTTTTTGCACGTAAATATACCCATTGTCCTCACGGTTCACGATTTGATAGAGGAAGAAGCTCTTGCCTCAAAATTGATATTAGAAAACTCCGTGGAGGAGAAATACCTGAAATACTGCGAGGAGATGGCATATAAAAGTGCACCGGAGATAATAGCAATGAGTCCGGTCATAAGGGATTATATAAAGGCTGTAGCGGGCTGTAAAAGGATAACCTTATTGAGAAACTTCGTTGATATGGAACTTTTCAGGCCAATAGAGGTAGATAAGGGCTTTAAGCGGGACTTAGGAATACCTGACGATAGGTTTGTGGTTTTGTGCCCTCTAAAGCTTACGGCCAAGAGCGGCATTGGGTATCTCATAGACGGATTCAGGATATTGCTGGATGAAGGTATAAAAGCTTATCTGGTGGTAGCAGGGGAGGGAGAAGAGAGAAAGGCCTTAATAAATAAAGCAGAATCTCTCAGATTGACCGGCAATTACATAATGTTAGGGTCTGTGAACCATTCTATAATGCCCATGTTTTATGCCATCGCCGATGCGGTGTGTATACCATCTGTTGCCATTGGGAGGGCGAACGGAGAGACCCCTGTATCTGTCCTGGAGGCTATGATGTGCGGAAAAGTGGTGGTGGCATCAGCTATTGCAGGCATAAAAGATGTAATAAAAGATGGAGTAAATGGCATACTGGTCAGACAAAAAAGTCCTTTTGCCATAGCTGACGGAATTATGAGGATTATAAAGGATGGGAGTTTAAGAAGTGCCATAGAGAAAAATGCCTATGCCACAGCCCTCCGGAGTTATTCCAGCATCTTTGCCGCCAGGGTGTATTTAAAGGTATTTGAACGTTTGGTGAGAAAATTCTGA